TGCTGAGGGCACAACCAAGAGAGTCACGACAGCGGCAATCGCCGCTCCGCGCAGGCAAACAGAAAGTTGATTCATGATGAACTCCGAGCCGGGGGGATGAGTCGAGCGGCGTCGGGCAGGAGGGTGGACCCTGTGTTCCCGTCCTTCGGGTCAGCCGGGATCCATTATAGCCGATCCGCGGCGCACCGCGCAACCTCTCGTGAATGCCCCCCCCCTGCCGCCGCCCGCCGGTTGCGCACCCCGCCCATTTGCGAGGTCCGAGGCGTATTTGGTATACTCATCTCCCCTCGTCATCCACCGCCCTCGGAGGCCATCCCCATGCCGCGTCCCGATATCGCTTCAATCGCAGCCTGGTGCTGCGTCCTCTTCGCCGTTGGAACCGCCCCGGGCGTCGCCTCTCCCGCGAACGCCGGGTGCTACTCCTTCGCTCCCGACAATCCCGGCTACTGCTCCTGCGCCGACCTTTCGGGCGAGTGGCCACTCTCTCCGGTCCCGGGGGATCCGTCGCTCACGGGCTTCAGGACAATCGGCACCAAGACGACCTGCTACCGCCACCGGGGTCAAGCCTACTGGCAGATTCAGAAGGGGTACCACTCCGGCGCGACCGTCGATTTCATCGGGTGGCTGTATCAGGTGACGGGATTCCCGCTCCCCGGCCACAACGAGGAAGCATGGTGTTCTGAAGGAGTCGCCTATTGGCACTATGCTGCGGAGTATCCCTACCAGGACGGCTATTCAGATGGACTCCTCCACCCGACTCCCATCCTGAAGAACACCACGCAACTTCGCGAGTGGTATCAGGCGGAGGCGCTCTTGCGGATTCTGACCTTCGGGCTCTATCCCGGACGCGGCTGGTGGGTCTCGGGGACGCAACTGGACTACGGGGACTTCCGTCCCGGCGAGACCGGCCCGTGCCCGGGCGCCTATATGCAGATGGCGAACTACAACGCCTCCACCGGCGCATGGTCCAACCACCACAGCGTGCTCATCGATTCGATGACGGTCTGCATCAACTCGGCGGGCGATGTCGAGCGGATCGACGCTCAGTTCCTCAATCCGAATCAGGGGAACGGCGTGTCCTTCGTCGACTTGGATGGAAACTCCGCAAGCCAGGCCCACATCACCGGAAGCACCTGGTCGGACCTCTACGATCGCACCATCATGGGCACGACCACCGGCAAGATGATCCGCGGCTGGGGAATCCCCCTCACCACCGGAGGCAATCCCGACTACGACCCGGCCCGCATCGACACGGTCGTCTGCTCCTCCGGCGGGGGCCCGTGGACTCCGTGGGAGCCGGAACCCGCGGACAGCGTGGCGCTCGGCCGGTTTGCGTCCTTCTACAACGCGAATCAGGGATCGCCACTCATCGCGAAGAACTCCCCCTACCTCGTGACGGGGGAGCGCCTGCCCTCCCGGCAGAGTCCGTGGGTCTTCCCGACCGGACCGCAACATCCCGAGGATCCGGTGCGAATCGAAATCGACTTCCTCGCCGACCATCCCTGGCCCGCGGACGGGGTGACGCTCCGCTGGAAAGGCGGCCGAATCCCCGGCCTGGTGAAGGTCGGGTGGGCCTCCTCGCAAGGAGCATCCGGGATGGCGCAGCGGCCCTTCCCGAACTTCGACCCGCCGCAGGTTCCCGATCTGCCGGAAGAGGTGCCCTTCGGCGGCCCGCCCGTCTTCCTGCAGAAGCTCAGCGTGGCCATCCCGCTTTCGGCGATGACGCAGAACTTCGAACTGGTCGGACTGCATCCCTCGTTCGTCTATGGCGAAGAGGACGAACCCATCGGCACGGTGGATGACGACACCGGCACCGTGGGCGTTGCCCCGCCCGCCCCGTCGGAACGAAGCCGCTTCCTCGGCGCGGCCCCGAACCCGACCGGAGGCGGCACCGAGATCCGCTACAGCGCCCCGGGCGGAGTCCCGGTCACCCTGCGGATTCACGATGTGCACGGAAGGGTGGTGCAGGAACTCGCGAACGCGCCCTCCGATGCGGGGCGGCAGACCGCCTTCTGGAACGGAGAGGACGCCCACGGCCATCCGGCCCCGTCGGGGGTCTACTTCGTGCGGATGGAAGCGGGGGCGGAGTCGCACACGACGAAGATCGTCCTTCGGAAGTGAACGGCGGCAGTGGCGCAAGAAACGCCCCCCGGCGCAGGCCAGGGGGCGTTTCGTCCAGCAGATGGCGGGGTCGACGAGACTCGAACTCGCGGCCTCCGGCGTGACAGGCCGGCGTTCTAACCAACTGAACTACGACCCCGCAAAACCCGGTGCGCCCCTGTGTCCACCTCGTTCGGAAGCGCAGCGGCGCGCAGACTAGCATTCCCCCCGGACCCGATCAAGCGGTTTCGAGGCCTCCGGGCTTCGCCGCCCGACCCTCGGGAAGGTCCGACCTCAGGATGGGGCGAATCCGGGTTCCGGGGAAATACGCCTTCAGGATTCTCACATACCCCTCCCCCGCCCGAGCCCTGCCGAGCGCCCCCATCTGGCACAGCCCGACTCCGTGGCCGTTTCCGCGCCCTCTTGCGGTCACCTTCTCCACGCGACCGTCCCGCTTCTCCACCTCCAGTTCCGCCAGCACGCTCCGCAGGATCCCCCCGCCCGGGCGGCGCAGAATCCACCGGTTGCGGTCGCCCGGGACCTCCCACACGCCATCCGCAGTCCGGTACTCGACGCTTGCCATCCTTCGCGACGGTCCCTTCCGCACAACGCGAAGCCCCGTCAGTTCCCCCGTAACGCTCCCCGCCGGAAGCTCCCGCTGGTCGGGCAGATGGTGGCGAACGAGCGCGGAGAGCTGCTCTCCCGTCCAGGTCTCGGTCCACTCGAAGTACTTCGACACGCGGCACCACTCCCGGCCGGGCGCTCCGTCCGGGCCGCCTCGCAACGCGGCGGAGGACTCCCGCCACGACCACACGGCTTCGATGTCGGCGCGGCGTCCTCCGCAGGTGGAGGAGTAGTACGCGTCCAGAAGTCCCTCCGGTCCGCAGAGAACCAGCCCGGCTGTTTCGCGAATCGCGGCCGTCGCGACTTCGTCCTCCGCGTCGACACCGCCGTAGACCTGATCCCGGACATCGGCAAAGAGATCAAACGGCATCAAGGGATACTGGCCGAGCTTCCGGACGGCATAGGTTCGCGCGGCCACGGCCTGCGCCGCCACGGCCTCGTGTTCTTCTTCCCGCCGGGGGCCGATCTCCCGGGGGACGACCCCGCGCAGGTACTCCTCCAGCGGAAGCTCGTTCACCGCGAGGAGCGTGTCTCCACGCGTCGTCAGAATGATCTCCCCGCGCACCGTTCGCGTTCCCGCGCGCAGGAGTCCACCAGGCGGTGCCGTCAACACCAGCGGCTCGGACGACTCCGCAAGACGCGTCCCGTCCGTGGCGTTCACCAGGATCCCGATCCCCGGGGACGAGGACACGCGAAAGACCTCCGTCGCGAAACCCACCAACAGCGTGTCAGCCGGACTCTTCCCCCGCGTTGACAGCACGAACCCCGCGCGGGAACCGATCTCCAGCACGGAGTCCTGCGCGTGAAGCGCCACGCGAATCAGAATGTCCGAACCCACCGGCACATCCATCGCCGAATCGGCGGGCCGGCGCACTCCCGCCGGCGGCCCCACACACGACACCACCAGCGCCCATGCGGCCACGAACGCCCACTTCCAGCGTCTCACAACTCCCCTCCCCCCTCCGCCCCTTCGGGCGGATGCGTGACCTTGCCCAAGATCGCGGGGCCGCGCGCTCCCGTTGCGGCAGGAACATTGCCCGGCCGCCCGCACACCGTCTCCCGCGCCAGCAGGGCAAACGCCAGCGCTTCCTTGGCATCCGATGAAAAGCCCTCGCTCTCCAGAGAACACACGCGAACCTCCGGCAACTCCCGTGCGATCCACGCCATCATGGTCGCGTTGTGAACGCCGCCTCCACTGACCAGCATCTCCTCCACCCGAACCTCCGGAAGCACAAACCGGTGCACAGCCGACGCCACGGAGGCCGCCGTGAAGGCCGTCAGCGTCGCCACGAGATCCTCCATCGACTCCCCGCGACGCGCCCACTCACCCAGGGTCAGCCCCACAAACGCGGCACCGAACACTTCCCGCCCCGTCGACTTGGGCGGCGCCTCGAGGAAGTACGGGTGTTCCAGGAACCCCGCGAGCAGCTCCTCGTCCACCGTTCCCGCCGCGGCCATCCGCCCGCCTTCGTCCATCGTGAGCTTGCCGCCGGTCGCCCGGCGCACGAACTCGTCCACCAGCAGGTTTCCCGGACCCGTGTCGAACGCAATCACGCCTTCCATGCCGCGCCCTGCGGGAAGCACCGTGACATTGGCAATCCCCCCCAGGTTCAGGAGCGCGCGCCCACGGTCCTCATGCCGAAGAAAGAGCGCGTCGAAAAGCGGAACCAGTGGCGCCCCCTGTCCGCCAAGCGCCATGTCCGCACGACGAAAGTCGGACACGACGGGAGCCCGGGCTGCCGCGGCGATCCACACCGGTTCCCCCAACTGCAGCGTCTCCCCGACATCGGGTTCATGATGAAGCGTCTGCCCGTGCGATCCCACCAGATCCACCTGCCCCGGAGCCAGCCCGGCTTCAGCGAGAACCGCCACGGCCGCTTCGGCAAACGCCTTGCCGACCGCATGATCCAGGTGGCACAGGTCGCGGGCGGACCGGGCTTCTCCGGATGCGACCGCCAGGATCTCGTCGCGAAGCCGACCAGGATAAGGCACGGTAAGAAACGCACGCTGGCGAATCTCCGGTCGCCCGTCAGGCCGAGCCGTGAAGTCCGCCACCACCGCATCCACACCGTCCACCGAAGTACCGGACATCAGCCCGACGACCGTCATGTGCCCGTCTCTTCGCGAACCCCCGCGTTCGTTCATGTCGCGTCCTCCAGCCCGCGCATTCCGCGCACCATCATGACAAGCGCAACCGCTCCCGTCAGCGCCAGCGGCACGCCCGTGCGAAAATCCGACAGGAGAAGCGACCCCAGTCCGAAGAGACATCCATAGAGCGCCACGATCGACACCCCCCAAAGTGCGAAGCGGCGCCCGGTCCCTGCGTCGGCATTACGACCGTCGCCGTCGGTCCGAACCGGGCCCCACAGCCCGGGCGGCCGAACGCGAGTCACGAATGCGGCCAGCCGTTCCCGATCTCCGGTCGGCGTCACCCATGCAACCGTCACCCAGACCACGGCGGACAGCGCGACATTGATGACGAACACCTCTGGCGACGAAAACTCGTGCGCAATCCACTCGCCCCGATTCGACGCGTTCAGCACCACCGCAATCACCAGCGAAGCCAGCATGGCGGAGAGTTCGCTCCACGCATTGATCCGCCACCAGAACCAGCGGAGAAGGAACACCGCCCCCGCTCCGGCGACCAGTTGCAACAGGAACTCGAAGAGGCCCCGGATGGAGTCGCTTGACATGGCGATGGCACCGCCGATGGCCAGAAACATGACGCCCGAAAGCCGCGCCACCAGCACGCCTTCACGCGGACCCATGTCCCCCTTGCGAAACCTCCCCCACAGATCCACCACGAAGTACGAACTGGCCAGATTCATGTGCGTGTCGATCGTGGACATGAACGCCGCGAGCATCGCCGCCATCATCAGGCCCAGCCAACCCGGCCCGAGATAGGTGCGCATCATGATCGGGTAGGCGGCCTTGTGGTCCGTCAGGTCCGGCAGGACAATCAGCGACAGGAGCGCCACCAGGAACCACGGCCACGGGCGCAGAACATAGTTCGCAAAGGTGAACCAGAGCGTCCCCTTCAAGGCATCGCTCTCGGACCGACACGCACTCATGCGCTGAATGAGAACGCCACCACCGTCGGAGTACTTCCACGACCACCACTGAACGCCGATCGCGACGAGAAACCCCCAAAATGCCGCAGAGATCGCCGGGTCCGCGAGATCGACCGCACCCGTCCGAAGCGGGAACATCTCGGCCGCCGGACGACCGTTGGCGGCCGTCACTTCCCGCAGACGCGGCCCGAGCGCGGCCAGACCTCCGTTGGCGCGAACGGCGGCGGTGACCAGAACGATGGACCCGATCATGGCCGTCGTGAACTGCACGATGTCCGTCACCACCACTCCCCACAGCCCCGAGAGGCTTGCGTAGAGAACCGCGATGGAAAGCCCGACACCGATGGCCAGCCCCTTGGACGACACGACCATTCCAAACACACGCACCGTCTCCGGCAGACCGAACACTTCCACGATGATCGTGGACATCGCCAGGATGACCCACCCCAGAACCACCGAGTTCGTAACGAATGCGAAGAACACTCCCTTGAAGGTCCGGAGAATCTCCGCGCCCCGCCCCGAATAGCGCAGCGAGATGAACTCCACATCCGTGGAGATCTTCGCGCGGCGCCACAGTCCCGCCAGGAAGAAGGTCGTCAGGAGGTGGCTGATCGCGAAGTTGAACCAGATCCAGTTCGACGCGATCCCCGAAGAACGCACATAACTGGTGACGACCAGCGGGGTATCCGCTGCGAAGGTGGTCGCGACCATGGAAGTGCCCGCGATCCACCACGGGAGGGACCGCCCGGTGAGGAAGAACTCGTCGATGCCTCGCGAAGCCCGTCCGGCAAACGCCACGCCCACGGCGACCATCCCGAGCGCGTACACGCCGATGATGACCCAGTCGATGACGGCCAGGCCCATGTCACGCCTCCATGGCTCTGCGCACAAACCCTCCCGCGCGCGCCAGGCGTTCTTTCGCCTCTGCCAACCCCACGGACGCGACGCCCATCACGATGGCCACCTTGACGCTCCCCTCCGCGTCCTGGAGAAGACCCGCAGCCTCCTCGTAGCCCACCCCCGCCACCTCCATCACGATTCTCCGGCTTCGCTCGATGAGTTTCTCGCTCCCGGGTCGAAGGTCCACCATGAGATTCCCAAGCGTCTTCCCGCGGCGGATCATGGCTGCGGTGGTGATCATGTTGAGCACGAGCTTCGTTGCGGTTCCTGCCTTCATGCGGGTCGATCCCGAGATCACCTCCGGCCCGACGACAGGCGCGATGAGCACATCCGCCGCGTCCTGTGCGTCTCCCCCGGGATTGCAGGTGACAAGCGCCGTCCCGGCCCCGAGTTCGCGCGCGCGGGACAGAGCCCCCAGCACGAACGGTGTCCGACGGCTGGCTGCAATCCCGACGACCGTGTCCCGCGCCTCCACGGAGTGCTCGTCCATGGATGCTCCCCCGGCTGCCGCGTCATCTTCGGCACCTTCCTGCGCGCGGAAGACGCTCTCCGCTCCCCCCGCGATGACCCCCACCACCTCGCGCGGGTCCGTGCCGAAGGTGGGCGGGCACTCGGCCGCATCGAGAATCCCGAGACGCCCGGAAGTCCCCGCGCCGACATACAGGAGCCTGCCCCCACGGTCGAACGAGGTCACCACCGCGTCCACCACCTGGGCGATCTCGGACAGACACGCCTCCACGGCTGCCGGGACGCGGCGATCCTCCGCGTGGATCACGCGAAGCACTTCGGGAGTCTCGGCCAGGTCGATCTGGGACGACTCCGGCAGCGCACCCTCCGTGACAAGCGAAGAGAGCTCGGCGAAGAGCGGGGTTGGGCGGGGTTTCCGACTCATGGTCGGGAGTCTACCCTCAGACGAGGCGAATGGACTATCGGATCTTGACCGCGCGGGCGACTGCCTTCGAATCTCCGCCGACTCCGCGCGCCTTGACATGAACGATATATGTGCCGTTTGCCACGGGAGTGCCGTTTGAGTCTCTACCGTTCCAGACGACATGATTCATGTCCGCGGCTGCCGGAGCGGAGTCCGACTCCCAGACTTCTCGTCCGGCAAGCGTATACACTCGCACACGAACGTCATCCGCGCCTGCGGCCAGTCGGTAGTAGAGGCTCGCTTCCTGACTGAAGGGATTGGGGTAAACGACAAGATCCTCCACAGCCACTTCCAGGCGAATGCTCAATGTGAAGCTGGAACTCCATCCGGTGCCGTTGTCCGCCTGGAGAAGGACATCGTAGTCCTCCGGGCGGGGCACCATCTCGTAATCCACCGTGATCGACCGGGCAACCCCCCCGGCGGTGGTGTCCGAAGGTGTCACCTCAAACTCCGATTCCGGGACCGCACCTAGAATCGTGTCCACAATACGGAAGTCGCGAATCCCGTGCGCGTCGGTCACTTCCACACGGATCGCAATCGTCTGCCCCTGCTCGGTGACATCCAGGTACGACCCATCGCTCACCGCATTCCCGTTGACGGTGACTGTGTACTCCGGCTCCCCGACCCGCGGAGTCACCGCCGGGTCCCCCAGAAGGACAAACCGCTGCGCGGCCTGCCGGGTCTGCCCCGGCGACGCATACCTCATCTGGAAAAGCAGGCGGGCTCGAGTGGCAGCCTCTCCCAGAGTCCAGGCGAAAACGCCCGTCTGGCCGACATCAGGGAGATCCCCTCCCACACCCGTGGAGCCGGGATGGAAAAACGCGGTGAACAGATCTTCATTGAACACGAGATTCGGCCCGAGGAATTCATAGCCGGAACTGGCGAAAACGCCGATGGCCCCGCCCGGCGCCGCGGCGCTGAGCGGCCGCACATTCATGAGCTTCTCCGCGACGCAGTCCCCAAAGTCCCCTTCGTCCGACCGGTCAAACTCCGCGAGGTGGCAGGCAAAGCCGAAGAAGACAAACGGCATCCCCTCGTTGGAGAGACTCTCCACATCGTGGATCCCCCCGATCGGGAAGTCCTTGAACACCTCTTCATGGGCCAGCCAGTACTTGTTGGCGTGGCCCTGATAGTTCCAGAAGAGAGCGCCCCGGTTGAGCTTGGACCGCAGGTCCGGATGCACGGCCTGCCGGGTCTCCGTCCGCATGCAATAGTATTCGCCGTTGGGATCTTCGGAGTTCCGGCAGTCGTACCAGATGCCACAGTCATCGCCCTCGCTCTCGCACTCCTGAGAGTATTCCTTGTAGCAGTCGTCCGCACAGGGATGCGTCCATTCCCCCACATACACGCGTTCGGAGAACATCGGGCTGAACGGGTGCGTCTCCAGCGCCACGGCCAGTTCCTCCGAGGTCTCCCGGAATCCGGATTCCGATGTTCGGAAGACATACCCCGAGGCGCCTCCGCCCAGGCTCCCGCTGAACTGGTCGTCTGCCAGAAAGACGCCTCGCTCCGTCCAGTCTCCCGCCGAGTCCAGGGCCTCGTAGGCCGCGATGCGTTCTACATTCCAGGCGGCTTCATCCGCCGTTCCTACCGCAAGCCTTCCCACAAAGATGTCCGGGAGATCATCGAACGCCGCGCCGGGAGCGGTTCGGGTAAGTTCCGCGTAGTACTGATCGGACTCTTCCGGCGCCCCTTCATACTGCGCCCAGAGGCTGTGGCTGGGGATGAAGTCCGGATCCGACCGCCCTCCCACCGCGCGATGATCCTCGCTGGCGTCGCCGAAGAGGCAAAGGAACGCTAGGGGCGAGCCCCACCGATGGAAGGCATACGCCGCATACGACTTGATGGCTTCCGGCGTACGATGGCCGTTTGAGAACAGGTCGTAAACTTCGGAGACCGGGGCCAAGACCGAGCCGTACTGCGCGGCGCGAAGCCCTGCCAGTTCGCTGGCTTCGGTCAGGAAATCCTCGTGGGCCACGACGACATACCCGGCGCCCGCGCCGGCCGCCAGAATGCCGGTCGGAGGAACGCGCTCCACCTCCGCCGGTGCGACTTCCGAAACAAGCGACTCGCGAACCGCCAGGTAGACGGCCAACCCGGTCGCGTTGTCGTGGTCGAAGTGAAGTCCGTAGCGTCCACCGCCTTCGCTCACAATCTGGACGGCCTCATCCACCCCTACTCGAGCGGGGTCCGATGGATCCGTGATATCGTAGAGGGACAGATCCGATCCTCCAAAATCAGACACTCCTGCATACACATTGGACGAAGGGCCACTGCCCGTGTCCACGGCCAGGTGGCCATTCCTCGCGAGGAGGCTCCGCTCCCAGGTAATCTCGAACCAGTCAAAGAAGAACCGCGACTGGCTGTACCGGGTGGAGGTGTCGTCGCCCGAATAGGTGATGCCCTCCAGAAGGAAGCGATCCGTCCCGTCACCCGCGAGACTCCCTGCCGGAATGGGATGCGTGGAGAGCATGCTGTCGGGCACGCCGATGAAGCCGCTTCCGCTCGGGTACAGACTCCAGTTGTAAAAGAGCCTGGATCCCACGGTGGTCCCGTTGATCTCGAACCGGATGGAGTTGGTAAACCCGTCATCGATGGGGTACCCGCCCGAGACCACGCGAGCCGTCAGCGTCGCCACTCCTCCGGGCACGGGATCCGGAGCGGTGAAGTCCTGCTCGATAATGAGGCCGGGGGCCCCCTCTTCCAGAGAGATGCTGGTCTTGTGGTCATTCCAGTAGTAGAACTCGGACTCGAAGCCCCCCTGCCCGGGTCCGAAGTCCGGGGGGCGCAGATAGTAGCGGATGTCTCGCTCTACATGAACTGTGGAGAGCGTATGCGCCAGCGTGTCCGCGCTCCCTCCCGACAAGCTCCCCGTCGGTCGCACAATCCGCATCCTGGAAGCAACCGACGAATCGACGGCCACCCAGTAGAAGTTGTCCGTGTCAAAAAGATCTTCGTGCTCCCAGCCGGAAGTCATCCACTGATCCCGAAAGGACCGGCCGTAAAACCGGAAGGCGTCGCCGGTGTCGAACACGCCGTTGCCGTTTCGGTCCAGCACTTCCCCGGGCACCGCAATCCGCTGAAACAGGTCCGCTGCCCCCACCCCGGCGTCGTCCACGGAATCCAGATCGAAGTCTCTCTGATAAAGGACGGGTTCCTCCACGGAAACCCCGGCCGGGAACCCTGCCGCAGCCAGGGCGGCATACGACAATTCCGTCAGTCCGGTCTCGGCAATACGGATTCTCCACTGATCCCCTGCGCCCCAGGGTGAGTCGCCCACCATGAGCGCGTCGCCCGGCCCGCGGGTACTCCACGCAACGGCGCGGTCGGCATTCAGAACCGTTCCGCGCAGCGTCCTCTCTGCCAGCAGTTCGGGCCTCGCGGGAGGCCCTCGACGGGGACCGCCTCGACCGGGTTCGGGCTCAAAGCGAACCTCCACCACTGCCCGGCGAAGCACCCGGTATGACCGCCGGAAGACATCCGCGCGGACCGCACGCACCACGACGGACACCAATCGGTGATGACGCAGCCCCGCAGGGGTAGAGAGGGAGAAGGCCGGGTCCGGAGATGCCCCGCGGCGATGATAGACTTCGCCTTCCACGGGGGGGAGTTCCCGGACAAAGTCCACACCGAAAGGTTCATGCACTGCCTCTCGGACCGGCACCGGCGTGACGGCACCCTGCTGCACCGATCCCCACTCTTCGGAACGGACGATCAGCCGCGCGCGGTTGCCCGGGGGGAGGCCCACCGGGAAAGCACGAATGGGGATCTCGGGCTCTCCGATTGCATCCGTGTGCCCGTATCCGTCCAGAAACAGCCGCACGAAATCTCGTGAGTCGGACGGGACCACATCCAGCCGGGCTTCCCCCGGCGTGATCTCCAGCACGACATGAGCATCATCGGATGCCAGAACGCGCACACCTGCGGGAGCGGCATGAGCCAGCGACGCGAACCCGAGGATCCAGCCTGCCACGGCGAGACCGGCAGACATTCCCTGAGAAGCGAATCGGATGGAAGAGATCATTCGGTTCAACCGGGGTGAATCGGGTGGAGGGGCTCACGACCGGGGAAGTATAGGAAGCCTGCGGACAAGCGTCAATCGACACAAAAAAGGGCGCCCGGTGAGGGGCGCCCTTTCCGGAAACCGAAGCCTCCGGGTCACTGCAGGTTTTACGGACAGCCGTTTCCGAGACCACCGGCCCAGAAGCCGAGGTCGACCACGCCGACCGAGCCGTCGCAGTTGTAGTCGCCAAACAGACCATAGCTCGGCGGCAGCGTCCCGGCCCAGAGACCGAGATCGACGATACCGGTGGAGTTACCGGAATCGCAGGAGCCGTCGAGGTCCGGGCTCGTGTAGAAGTGCGGGCCATTGGTGCAGATCAGAATGTCGCCCACGCAATGGGAAGTGACGGCAACCTGAAGGTCGCCACCGTATCCGCCAAGCACCGTGAAAGAGAGACT
This DNA window, taken from Gemmatimonadota bacterium, encodes the following:
- a CDS encoding Na+:solute symporter → MGLAVIDWVIIGVYALGMVAVGVAFAGRASRGIDEFFLTGRSLPWWIAGTSMVATTFAADTPLVVTSYVRSSGIASNWIWFNFAISHLLTTFFLAGLWRRAKISTDVEFISLRYSGRGAEILRTFKGVFFAFVTNSVVLGWVILAMSTIIVEVFGLPETVRVFGMVVSSKGLAIGVGLSIAVLYASLSGLWGVVVTDIVQFTTAMIGSIVLVTAAVRANGGLAALGPRLREVTAANGRPAAEMFPLRTGAVDLADPAISAAFWGFLVAIGVQWWSWKYSDGGGVLIQRMSACRSESDALKGTLWFTFANYVLRPWPWFLVALLSLIVLPDLTDHKAAYPIMMRTYLGPGWLGLMMAAMLAAFMSTIDTHMNLASSYFVVDLWGRFRKGDMGPREGVLVARLSGVMFLAIGGAIAMSSDSIRGLFEFLLQLVAGAGAVFLLRWFWWRINAWSELSAMLASLVIAVVLNASNRGEWIAHEFSSPEVFVINVALSAVVWVTVAWVTPTGDRERLAAFVTRVRPPGLWGPVRTDGDGRNADAGTGRRFALWGVSIVALYGCLFGLGSLLLSDFRTGVPLALTGAVALVMMVRGMRGLEDAT
- a CDS encoding SpoIID/LytB domain-containing protein, whose translation is MRRWKWAFVAAWALVVSCVGPPAGVRRPADSAMDVPVGSDILIRVALHAQDSVLEIGSRAGFVLSTRGKSPADTLLVGFATEVFRVSSSPGIGILVNATDGTRLAESSEPLVLTAPPGGLLRAGTRTVRGEIILTTRGDTLLAVNELPLEEYLRGVVPREIGPRREEEHEAVAAQAVAARTYAVRKLGQYPLMPFDLFADVRDQVYGGVDAEDEVATAAIRETAGLVLCGPEGLLDAYYSSTCGGRRADIEAVWSWRESSAALRGGPDGAPGREWCRVSKYFEWTETWTGEQLSALVRHHLPDQRELPAGSVTGELTGLRVVRKGPSRRMASVEYRTADGVWEVPGDRNRWILRRPGGGILRSVLAELEVEKRDGRVEKVTARGRGNGHGVGLCQMGALGRARAGEGYVRILKAYFPGTRIRPILRSDLPEGRAAKPGGLETA
- a CDS encoding T9SS type A sorting domain-containing protein — protein: MPRPDIASIAAWCCVLFAVGTAPGVASPANAGCYSFAPDNPGYCSCADLSGEWPLSPVPGDPSLTGFRTIGTKTTCYRHRGQAYWQIQKGYHSGATVDFIGWLYQVTGFPLPGHNEEAWCSEGVAYWHYAAEYPYQDGYSDGLLHPTPILKNTTQLREWYQAEALLRILTFGLYPGRGWWVSGTQLDYGDFRPGETGPCPGAYMQMANYNASTGAWSNHHSVLIDSMTVCINSAGDVERIDAQFLNPNQGNGVSFVDLDGNSASQAHITGSTWSDLYDRTIMGTTTGKMIRGWGIPLTTGGNPDYDPARIDTVVCSSGGGPWTPWEPEPADSVALGRFASFYNANQGSPLIAKNSPYLVTGERLPSRQSPWVFPTGPQHPEDPVRIEIDFLADHPWPADGVTLRWKGGRIPGLVKVGWASSQGASGMAQRPFPNFDPPQVPDLPEEVPFGGPPVFLQKLSVAIPLSAMTQNFELVGLHPSFVYGEEDEPIGTVDDDTGTVGVAPPAPSERSRFLGAAPNPTGGGTEIRYSAPGGVPVTLRIHDVHGRVVQELANAPSDAGRQTAFWNGEDAHGHPAPSGVYFVRMEAGAESHTTKIVLRK
- the murQ gene encoding N-acetylmuramic acid 6-phosphate etherase, with protein sequence MSRKPRPTPLFAELSSLVTEGALPESSQIDLAETPEVLRVIHAEDRRVPAAVEACLSEIAQVVDAVVTSFDRGGRLLYVGAGTSGRLGILDAAECPPTFGTDPREVVGVIAGGAESVFRAQEGAEDDAAAGGASMDEHSVEARDTVVGIAASRRTPFVLGALSRARELGAGTALVTCNPGGDAQDAADVLIAPVVGPEVISGSTRMKAGTATKLVLNMITTAAMIRRGKTLGNLMVDLRPGSEKLIERSRRIVMEVAGVGYEEAAGLLQDAEGSVKVAIVMGVASVGLAEAKERLARAGGFVRRAMEA
- a CDS encoding anhydro-N-acetylmuramic acid kinase translates to MNERGGSRRDGHMTVVGLMSGTSVDGVDAVVADFTARPDGRPEIRQRAFLTVPYPGRLRDEILAVASGEARSARDLCHLDHAVGKAFAEAAVAVLAEAGLAPGQVDLVGSHGQTLHHEPDVGETLQLGEPVWIAAAARAPVVSDFRRADMALGGQGAPLVPLFDALFLRHEDRGRALLNLGGIANVTVLPAGRGMEGVIAFDTGPGNLLVDEFVRRATGGKLTMDEGGRMAAAGTVDEELLAGFLEHPYFLEAPPKSTGREVFGAAFVGLTLGEWARRGESMEDLVATLTAFTAASVASAVHRFVLPEVRVEEMLVSGGGVHNATMMAWIARELPEVRVCSLESEGFSSDAKEALAFALLARETVCGRPGNVPAATGARGPAILGKVTHPPEGAEGGGEL